A region of the Apium graveolens cultivar Ventura chromosome 6, ASM990537v1, whole genome shotgun sequence genome:
TGCGGAACCTAATCGTAAAGAGCAACTCGGAGTTGGGGGTAAACCAGGTGAATGGGGGGTTTCAAGCTCGAGGGTCGCGGACGAAATTGTACTTGAGGTGCACGCAGCGCCTGATTGGAAAGTTCAAAGAGGTTAGGCTGGAATGTATACCGCGGGAAAAGAACAGAAACGCAGATGCCCTGGCAAAAATGGGATCCCAGCAGGAGGCTGTGTTGTTGGGATCTATACCCCTAGAAATCCAGGAgattcctagtatcccagagatTGAGGTGATGCAAGTAgatgaggctcccaaggaaaTATAGATGACGCTCATTCTTGCTTATATTCACAAGGGAGCACTTCCTGAGGATAAGTTCAAGGCTAGATGACTCTGCTACCAGGCTGCAAGGTATGTGGTATATGATGAAGTTTTGTATAAAAGGGGCTTCAATCAACCACTGTTCAGATATGTCGATGAAGAAGAGGGAAATTACATCTTAAGGGAAGTACATGAGGGAATCTGTGGTAATCATTTGGGGGGTAACTCGTTGGCGATGAAAGTTTTATGCCAAGGTTATTATTGGCCTACTATGAAGGAGGATGCCGCAAATTTCGTCAGAGCCTACGATCGCTGCCAACGCTTTGCGAATTACTCATCTATGTCAGCGACGCTCTTGACGCCTATGGTGAGCCCATGGTCATTTTCCATGTGGGGGATTGATCTTATTGGAGAACTACCTAAGACTAAAGGAGATGTCAAATATGCAGTGGTCGCGGTTGATTACTTTACTAAGTGGGCAGAAGCTATGTCGTTGGCAactatcaccgcaaagaaaatTAAAGACTTTGTCTTTAACTCTATCGTGTGCAGGTTTGGTATTCCTTACAAACTTGTCTCTGACAATGGAAAGCAGTTTGACAACAAGAAGTTGCGGTAGTTATGTGACGATTTAAAAATTAAGAAGGAGTTTGCagcggtctatcatcctcaaagtAATGGGAAAATAGAGGTcgtgaataaaataataaagcatacccttAAGAAAAAACTGGAAGAGTGCaaagggaattggcctgaagaactaCCAAAAGTGATGTGGTCCTACAACACTACTCCAAGATCTACTACGGGGGAAACTCCATTTATGCTGACTTACGGATATgaagctatggtccccgtggaGGTTGGCTCTGGGTCGCTTCGTAGAGATCGTTACACGGAGGAAGATGCAGAAGTTAACCAGAGGCTTCATTTGGATCTCTTGGAAAAAGCAAGGGAAAATTCCCAATTAAGGCTTGTGGCATACCAACAATGTGCCGCAAGGTATTACAATAAGAAGGTAAAGGGACAGCTGCTGAAGGTGGGAAATCTGGTGCTCAGAAAGGTGATGCCAAACACGAAGAATCCCCAGCATGGAGTATTTGgggctaattgggaaggaccgtataGGATA
Encoded here:
- the LOC141665107 gene encoding uncharacterized protein LOC141665107, which gives rise to MWSYNTTPRSTTGETPFMLTYGYEAMVPVEVGSGSLRRDRYTEEDAEVNQRLHLDLLEKARENSQLRLVAYQQCAARYYNKKVKGQLLKVGNLVLRKVMPNTKNPQHGVFGANWEGPYRIKAILWKGTYHLEDLEGKLVPNAWNTEHLRKYYQ